One genomic segment of Pseudonocardia sp. T1-2H includes these proteins:
- a CDS encoding sensor histidine kinase, which produces MRARLLFVLTLVGLLVVTAFSVPLGLSMAESRTRAFVLSRNADLERFAALADAYVRGDDLGTVLGELQTYRDLYGEEVGVVSTRGAAPYPEDFDQASPEVAEAVSRALRNQADPLAGVLTPWSRNDVVFAKATGTDAQITGAVVLVASSEAARSDIRRYWLLIAGGGVVVLGVLIACAVGVSRWILRPVGVLSDEMRVLASGLPRAGGVRAEILPEGRAVDHSTGPPELREMTRTFALMAQLVRRSTEAQRRLVADTAHQLRNPLAALQLRLDSLNGRVDASAETGYERAVSEAERLADILDDLLVLSKAEVAEGIGSAASGTCAPWLVASDRVDAWQDSAARAGVTLRVAEEREPGLVAAIGHDDLAQVLDVLLDNACRYAGPGARVTVDVGRTAPGTVEVTVADTGRGVPDDELGRITERFYRGAAASVPGTGLGLSIVDALVAGNGGGVEVRSATGEASK; this is translated from the coding sequence GTGCGGGCACGCCTGCTGTTCGTCCTGACGCTCGTCGGGCTCCTCGTCGTCACCGCCTTCTCGGTTCCGCTCGGCCTCTCGATGGCCGAGTCGCGGACCCGCGCGTTCGTCCTGTCGCGCAACGCCGACCTCGAGCGGTTCGCCGCGCTGGCGGATGCGTATGTCCGCGGGGACGACCTGGGAACGGTCCTCGGCGAGCTGCAGACCTACCGGGATCTCTACGGAGAGGAGGTGGGCGTCGTGTCCACGCGCGGCGCCGCGCCCTACCCGGAGGACTTCGACCAGGCCTCTCCCGAGGTCGCGGAGGCGGTGTCGCGGGCGCTGCGGAACCAGGCCGACCCGCTCGCCGGCGTCCTGACCCCGTGGAGCCGGAACGACGTCGTCTTCGCGAAGGCGACCGGCACGGACGCCCAGATCACCGGAGCCGTGGTCCTGGTCGCCTCCTCGGAGGCCGCCCGGAGCGACATCCGCCGGTACTGGCTGCTGATCGCCGGAGGAGGGGTCGTCGTGCTCGGCGTGCTGATCGCCTGCGCGGTGGGGGTCAGCCGGTGGATCCTGCGTCCGGTCGGTGTGCTGAGCGACGAGATGCGGGTCCTGGCGTCCGGCCTGCCCCGGGCGGGTGGCGTCCGGGCGGAGATCCTTCCGGAGGGGCGGGCCGTCGACCACTCGACCGGTCCGCCCGAGCTCAGGGAGATGACCCGCACCTTCGCGCTGATGGCGCAGCTCGTCCGCCGATCCACCGAGGCCCAGCGCCGGCTGGTCGCGGACACCGCGCACCAGCTGCGCAACCCGCTGGCCGCCCTGCAACTACGACTCGACAGCCTGAACGGCAGGGTGGACGCGAGCGCGGAGACCGGCTACGAACGCGCGGTGTCGGAGGCCGAACGGCTGGCGGACATCCTCGACGACCTCCTCGTCCTGTCGAAGGCGGAGGTGGCGGAGGGCATCGGGAGCGCGGCCTCGGGGACGTGCGCGCCCTGGCTGGTGGCGTCGGACCGCGTGGACGCCTGGCAGGACTCGGCGGCCCGGGCCGGCGTCACGCTTCGGGTCGCGGAGGAACGGGAACCCGGTCTCGTGGCCGCGATCGGCCACGACGACCTCGCCCAGGTGCTCGACGTCCTGCTCGACAACGCCTGCCGGTACGCGGGGCCGGGCGCACGGGTCACGGTCGACGTCGGGCGAACCGCCCCGGGGACCGTGGAGGTGACGGTGGCGGACACCGGTCGCGGGGTTCCGGACGACGAACTGGGGCGGATCACCGAGCGGTTCTACCGCGGCGCCGCGGCGTCGGTGCCGGGGACCGGTCTGGGACTGTCCATCGTGGACGCGCTCGTGGCGGGCAACGGGGGCGGCGTGGAGGTCCGTTCAGCGACGGGGGAGGCCTCGAAGTGA
- a CDS encoding TAXI family TRAP transporter solute-binding subunit, whose product MCRTGSTDGASGHRRAGRVLPRVRRAPRGRGPRGRSAPVRPFDGGDARCPREPGRALGGAAGPRTLTRRRRHGDGEGAARRRQGLRELRPGRGAAKLLDPTGGEASGKRVSFGATGSGTRFAAGRMLEVAGVAPGSVVDTPLPVLELLDAMADDRIDAAIFVGGVPHPPVDPAGGRGPAGGIRLLDLGETAAGLRDRFGPVYQPVVLPPGIYGSSSPVTTIGISSLLLVRPDLSDVVVADVVDMLLTRSDALVPAGALGAAVSRHALPRPHLRHPAASGGGQRLSSGPRVARRCMRHPARGRLDARAASARRPMAGTSSGRGRRSPERPALLSDG is encoded by the coding sequence ATGTGCCGAACCGGCTCGACAGACGGTGCGTCTGGGCACCGCCGAGCGGGGCGGGTTCTTCCACGAGTTCGGCGAGCTCCTCGCGGGCGTGGTCCGCGAGGACGATCGGCTCCCGTTCGTCCTTTCGACGGAGGCGACGCGAGGTGCCCTCGAGAACCTGGCAGGGCTCTCGGCGGGGCGGCTGGACCTCGCACTCTCACTCGCCGACGCCGCCACGGCGACGGAGAAGGGGCCGCTCGCCGTCGGCAAGGTCTACGAGAACTACGTCCAGGTCGCGGTGCCGCAAAGCTCCTCGATCCGACGGGTGGGGAAGCGAGCGGTAAGCGGGTCAGCTTCGGAGCGACAGGATCGGGCACGCGATTCGCCGCCGGCAGGATGCTGGAGGTCGCCGGCGTGGCTCCCGGGAGCGTCGTCGACACGCCCCTGCCGGTTCTCGAGCTGCTCGACGCCATGGCCGACGACCGCATCGATGCCGCGATCTTCGTCGGCGGGGTCCCGCATCCACCGGTCGACCCTGCGGGCGGGCGCGGGCCTGCGGGTGGGATCCGGCTCCTCGACCTGGGCGAGACCGCCGCCGGGCTGCGGGATCGCTTCGGCCCCGTCTACCAGCCCGTCGTGCTGCCGCCCGGGATCTACGGGTCGAGCTCACCGGTGACGACGATCGGAATCTCCAGTCTGCTGCTCGTCCGGCCGGATCTTTCCGATGTCGTCGTCGCCGACGTCGTCGACATGCTGCTCACCCGCTCGGACGCGCTCGTCCCGGCAGGGGCCCTCGGAGCTGCAGTATCTCGACACGCGCTCCCTCGTCCACACCTTCGGCATCCCGCTGCATCCGGGGGCGGCCAGCGCCTATCGAGCGGGCCACGGGTAGCGCGACGGTGCATGCGGCATCCGGCTCGGGGCAGGCTGGACGCCCGGGCCGCCTCGGCCCGTCGGCCGATGGCGGGCACGTCCTCGGGTCGCGGTCGTCGGTCTCCGGAGCGGCCCGCTCTATTGTCGGACGGGTGA
- a CDS encoding GreA/GreB family elongation factor, with protein sequence MTAAAHDERHALLEELGLLQTRRRELEESLVADDHPPHDFGERGETTERRDELDWIDRRIRDVVHYLAEAGRPDEDTSERVGLYSTVTLRFPDGSSESVQVTRFPDEDVPVTTPESPLGRALLGAQPGDEITWTAPEGRLRARVERVDRPA encoded by the coding sequence ATGACGGCGGCCGCGCACGACGAGCGCCACGCTCTGCTGGAGGAGCTGGGCCTGTTGCAGACCCGTCGGCGCGAGCTGGAGGAGAGCCTCGTGGCCGACGACCACCCGCCGCACGACTTCGGGGAGCGGGGCGAGACCACCGAGCGCCGCGACGAGCTCGACTGGATCGACCGCCGCATCCGCGACGTCGTGCACTACCTCGCGGAGGCGGGGCGGCCCGACGAGGACACGTCCGAGCGGGTCGGGCTCTACAGCACGGTGACGCTCCGGTTTCCGGACGGCTCCTCCGAGTCCGTCCAGGTCACCCGCTTCCCCGACGAGGACGTGCCGGTCACCACGCCCGAGAGTCCCCTCGGGCGGGCGTTGCTCGGGGCGCAGCCGGGGGACGAGATCACGTGGACGGCGCCGGAGGGGCGGTTGCGGGCCCGCGTGGAACGCGTCGACCGGCCTGCCTAG
- a CDS encoding erythromycin esterase family protein has protein sequence MSDRVFRDRQDAGRTLAGLLDHYRGRPDLVVLGLPRGGVPVAYEVARALEAPLDVFVVRKLGVPGREELAMGAIAGGGVVVLNEDVVRGLGITPDVIQRVAEQEGRELLRREQAYRDGRPMPDLTGKTVILVDDGLATGSSMHAAITALREHEPAAIVVAVPAAPKSTCEELRTMVDEVVCATTPSPFLAVGASYWDFGQTTDEEVRDLLRAAATSIPAPTEERPLSDPDVIRSAAIATEEGVPSYDALFDLVGDAEFVLIGEASHGTADFYAARAAMTRRLIEKKGFCAVAAEADWPDAYRVNRYVRGHGDDADAEEALRGFQRFPTWMWRNAAVLEFVGWLRERNDRVGDERRRAGFYGIDLYSLHSSIDEVITYLDRVDPAAGLRARERYSCFDHHGADDGQTYGLAAAMGAGETCEQEVVEQLTEMQRKAPEYARRDGLLAEDEAFYAEQNALVVRNAAEYYRSMFNGRALSWNLRDRHMADTLDAVQAHLTGQLGEPAKVVVWEHNSHLGDARATEMGARGELNVGQLVRERHPDRCRNLGFTTYTGTVTAADDWGGEAKRKWVRPALSGSVEELFHKVGQKEFMVPFVTGGRVAERLRAAHLERAIGVIYRPDTERQSHYFRARVADQFDAVIHIDDTRALEPLERTGLWETGEVPETYPSGV, from the coding sequence ATGTCGGATCGAGTCTTCCGTGACCGCCAGGACGCCGGACGTACCCTGGCCGGCCTCCTCGACCACTACCGGGGCCGGCCCGACCTCGTGGTCCTGGGGTTGCCGCGGGGCGGCGTACCGGTGGCCTACGAGGTCGCCCGCGCGCTGGAGGCCCCGCTGGACGTCTTCGTGGTCCGCAAGCTCGGCGTGCCCGGCCGCGAGGAGCTGGCCATGGGCGCGATCGCCGGCGGCGGCGTGGTCGTGCTCAACGAGGACGTGGTGCGCGGGCTGGGCATCACCCCGGACGTCATCCAGCGGGTGGCCGAGCAGGAGGGCCGCGAGCTGCTGCGCCGGGAGCAGGCCTACCGGGACGGGCGGCCGATGCCGGACCTGACGGGCAAGACCGTCATCCTCGTCGACGACGGCCTCGCGACGGGTTCGAGCATGCACGCGGCGATCACCGCCCTGCGCGAGCACGAGCCGGCAGCGATCGTCGTGGCGGTACCGGCCGCGCCGAAGTCGACCTGCGAGGAGCTCCGGACGATGGTCGACGAGGTCGTCTGCGCGACGACGCCGTCGCCGTTCCTCGCGGTCGGCGCCTCGTACTGGGACTTCGGCCAGACCACCGACGAGGAGGTCCGTGACCTGCTGCGAGCCGCGGCGACCTCGATCCCGGCGCCCACCGAGGAACGGCCGCTGAGCGACCCCGACGTGATCCGCTCCGCCGCGATCGCGACCGAGGAGGGTGTGCCGTCGTACGACGCGCTGTTCGACCTGGTCGGCGACGCGGAGTTCGTGCTGATCGGGGAGGCGTCGCACGGGACCGCCGACTTCTACGCCGCGCGCGCGGCCATGACCCGCCGGCTCATCGAGAAGAAGGGGTTCTGCGCCGTCGCGGCGGAGGCCGACTGGCCCGACGCCTACCGGGTGAACCGGTACGTCCGCGGCCACGGTGACGACGCCGACGCCGAGGAGGCGCTGCGCGGCTTCCAGCGTTTTCCCACCTGGATGTGGCGCAACGCCGCCGTCCTCGAGTTCGTCGGCTGGCTGCGGGAGCGCAACGACCGGGTCGGCGACGAGCGGCGCAGGGCCGGCTTCTACGGGATCGACCTCTACAGCCTCCACAGCTCCATCGACGAGGTCATCACCTACCTCGACCGCGTCGATCCGGCCGCGGGCCTGCGGGCCCGCGAGCGCTACTCCTGCTTCGACCACCACGGCGCGGACGACGGCCAGACCTACGGCCTCGCCGCCGCCATGGGCGCCGGTGAGACATGCGAGCAGGAGGTCGTCGAGCAGCTGACCGAAATGCAGCGGAAGGCTCCTGAGTACGCCCGGCGCGACGGGTTGCTGGCCGAGGACGAGGCCTTCTACGCCGAACAGAACGCCCTGGTCGTCCGCAACGCCGCGGAGTACTACCGGTCGATGTTCAACGGCCGCGCCCTGTCGTGGAACCTGCGGGACCGGCACATGGCCGACACCCTCGACGCCGTGCAGGCCCATCTGACCGGGCAGCTCGGCGAGCCGGCCAAGGTCGTCGTGTGGGAGCACAACTCCCACCTCGGCGACGCCCGCGCGACCGAGATGGGGGCCCGGGGCGAGCTGAACGTGGGGCAGCTCGTCCGCGAACGCCACCCCGACCGCTGCCGCAACCTCGGCTTCACCACCTACACCGGAACCGTCACGGCCGCCGACGACTGGGGCGGGGAGGCGAAGCGCAAGTGGGTCCGACCGGCCTTGTCCGGCAGCGTCGAAGAGCTGTTCCACAAGGTCGGCCAGAAGGAGTTCATGGTCCCCTTCGTCACGGGCGGGCGAGTGGCCGAGCGGCTTCGCGCGGCCCACCTGGAGCGCGCGATCGGCGTCATCTACCGGCCGGACACGGAACGGCAGAGCCACTACTTCCGGGCCCGGGTGGCGGACCAGTTCGACGCCGTGATCCACATCGACGACACGCGGGCCCTCGAACCCCTCGAGCGGACAGGGCTCTGGGAGACGGGCGAGGTCCCGGAGACCTACCCGTCCGGGGTCTGA
- a CDS encoding dienelactone hydrolase family protein: MNAPDALHRSLQIPAAGVVVEADLGVPRESPRGAVLFAHGSGSGRHSSRNRYVADELNRAGLITVLADLLTRDEERVDLRTAALRFDIDLLGGRVTALTDWAAHSDPTTGLGVGLFGASTGAAAALIAAANRPDVVQAVVSRGGRPDLADAHLPRVHQPTLLIVGERDPVVVELNRKAMQQLGGETRLTIVPDATHLFEERGALEQVAALARDWFLGHLRPVSHETEET; this comes from the coding sequence GTGAACGCCCCGGACGCCCTCCACCGGAGTCTGCAGATCCCCGCCGCCGGCGTGGTGGTGGAGGCCGACCTCGGGGTGCCACGGGAGTCCCCGCGCGGCGCAGTGCTGTTCGCCCACGGCAGCGGTAGCGGCCGGCACAGCTCACGGAACCGGTACGTCGCCGACGAGCTCAACCGCGCAGGCCTGATCACCGTGCTGGCCGACCTGCTCACACGCGACGAGGAGCGGGTCGACCTCCGCACCGCGGCGTTGCGGTTCGACATCGACCTGCTCGGCGGGCGGGTCACGGCGCTGACCGACTGGGCGGCCCACAGCGACCCCACCACCGGTCTGGGGGTGGGCCTGTTCGGGGCGAGCACCGGCGCCGCGGCCGCGCTCATCGCCGCCGCGAACCGGCCGGACGTCGTGCAGGCGGTGGTCTCCCGCGGCGGCCGACCCGACCTCGCCGACGCGCACCTTCCCCGGGTGCATCAGCCCACGTTGCTGATCGTCGGCGAACGCGACCCCGTCGTCGTCGAGCTCAACCGGAAGGCCATGCAGCAGCTGGGCGGGGAGACCCGGCTGACGATCGTTCCGGACGCGACGCACCTGTTCGAGGAGCGCGGGGCGCTGGAGCAGGTGGCGGCCCTGGCGCGGGACTGGTTCCTCGGCCACCTCCGACCGGTCTCACACGAGACGGAGGAAACATGA
- a CDS encoding acyl-CoA dehydrogenase family protein, whose amino-acid sequence MASVMKDPLDLLDVSSLLSEEELDIQRTVRDFLDDRVRPHIGEWFEDGRFPRELVTELGKLGLLGMHLEGYGCAGTNAVSYGLACLELEGVDSGLRSFVSVQGSLSMYSIWRWGSEEQKQEWLPRLAAGEAIGCFGLTEPDFGSNPSGMRTRAVRDGEDWILNGSKMWITNGGLADVATVWAQTEDGIRGFLVPRGTPGFTTSDIKHKLSLRASVTSELAFDNVRLPASAQLPEARGLGGPLACLNEARFGILFGAVGAARDSLQAALDYADARIQFDKPISAFQLTQKKLADMAVSLNSSMLLALHLGRLKDDHRLRPEQVSVGKLNNVREAIAIARECRTILGGSGISLEYSPLRHANNLESVRTYEGTDEVHTLVIGQALTGQAAYR is encoded by the coding sequence ATGGCATCCGTGATGAAAGACCCGCTGGACCTGCTCGACGTGTCCTCGCTGCTCAGCGAGGAGGAGCTCGACATCCAGCGGACCGTCCGCGACTTCCTCGACGACCGGGTGCGCCCGCACATCGGTGAGTGGTTCGAGGACGGCCGGTTCCCCCGGGAGCTCGTCACCGAGCTCGGCAAGCTGGGCCTGCTCGGCATGCACCTGGAGGGGTACGGCTGCGCCGGCACGAACGCCGTCAGCTACGGCCTCGCGTGCCTGGAGCTGGAAGGGGTCGACTCCGGCCTGCGCAGCTTCGTCTCCGTCCAGGGCTCGTTGTCGATGTACTCGATCTGGCGGTGGGGTTCGGAGGAGCAGAAGCAGGAGTGGCTCCCGCGGCTCGCGGCCGGCGAGGCGATCGGCTGCTTCGGCCTGACAGAGCCGGACTTCGGCTCGAACCCGTCCGGCATGCGCACCCGCGCCGTGCGCGACGGCGAGGACTGGATCCTGAACGGCTCGAAGATGTGGATCACCAACGGCGGCCTCGCGGACGTGGCCACGGTGTGGGCGCAGACCGAGGACGGCATCCGCGGGTTCCTGGTGCCGCGCGGCACCCCGGGCTTCACCACGAGCGACATCAAGCACAAGCTGTCCCTGCGGGCGTCGGTGACCTCCGAGCTGGCGTTCGACAACGTCCGGCTGCCGGCCTCGGCCCAGCTGCCCGAGGCCCGTGGCCTGGGCGGCCCGCTGGCCTGCCTGAACGAGGCCCGCTTCGGGATCCTGTTCGGCGCGGTGGGCGCGGCCCGGGACAGCCTGCAGGCCGCGCTGGACTACGCGGATGCCCGGATCCAGTTCGACAAGCCGATCAGCGCCTTCCAGCTCACGCAGAAGAAGCTGGCCGACATGGCGGTGTCGCTGAACTCCTCGATGCTGTTGGCGTTGCACCTCGGGCGGCTCAAGGACGACCACCGGCTCCGGCCCGAGCAGGTCTCGGTCGGCAAGCTCAACAACGTCCGGGAGGCGATCGCGATCGCCCGGGAGTGCCGGACGATCCTGGGCGGTAGCGGCATCTCGCTGGAGTACTCGCCGCTGCGGCACGCCAACAACCTCGAGTCCGTCCGCACCTACGAGGGCACGGACGAGGTGCACACCCTCGTGATCGGGCAGGCGCTGACCGGTCAGGCTGCGTACCGCTGA
- a CDS encoding nitrile hydratase accessory protein yields MSGVREDATELGDARRRVEDLVCNLPGAGPDERSFEQPWELRAFAMAVAAYHEGNYAWSEFQLSLVESIRRWEAENGTEPWSYYEHWLTALETVLAANGTLSGPVLDERAHAVLSTPRNANHHHAHREPVAVDPAVSSSR; encoded by the coding sequence ATGAGCGGCGTACGCGAGGACGCGACGGAGCTGGGCGACGCCCGGCGACGCGTCGAGGACCTCGTCTGCAACCTGCCGGGGGCGGGCCCGGACGAGCGCTCCTTCGAACAGCCGTGGGAGCTGCGAGCCTTCGCGATGGCCGTCGCCGCCTACCACGAGGGCAACTACGCGTGGAGCGAGTTCCAGCTCTCGCTGGTCGAGTCGATCCGCCGGTGGGAGGCCGAGAACGGGACCGAGCCGTGGAGCTACTACGAGCACTGGCTCACCGCGCTCGAGACCGTCCTCGCCGCCAACGGCACGCTGTCGGGACCCGTGCTCGACGAGCGCGCGCACGCGGTCCTGTCGACACCCCGGAACGCGAACCACCACCACGCGCACCGCGAGCCCGTCGCCGTGGACCCGGCGGTGAGCTCGTCGCGGTGA
- the nthA gene encoding nitrile hydratase subunit alpha has product MAPTDTPLRTQEEIAARVKALEALMIEKGIMTVEAVDRLAEIYENEVGPQLGAQVVARAWTDPEFKGRLLANATEACAELGIGGLQGEDMIVVENTDTVHNTIVCTLCSCYPWPVLGLPPNWYKAPAYRARIVREPRKVLAEDFGFTVPDSVEIRVWDSSAELRYWVLPQRPAGTEDLGPFELAALVTRDSMIGVGPVGTPASA; this is encoded by the coding sequence ATGGCCCCCACGGACACCCCCCTGCGCACGCAGGAGGAGATCGCCGCCCGGGTCAAGGCCCTCGAGGCCCTGATGATCGAGAAGGGCATCATGACGGTGGAGGCCGTCGACCGGCTGGCCGAGATCTACGAGAACGAGGTCGGCCCGCAGCTCGGTGCGCAGGTCGTCGCGCGGGCGTGGACGGACCCCGAGTTTAAGGGGCGCCTGCTGGCGAACGCCACCGAGGCCTGCGCGGAGCTCGGCATCGGCGGCCTGCAGGGCGAGGACATGATCGTCGTCGAGAACACCGACACGGTGCACAACACGATCGTCTGCACGCTCTGCTCGTGCTACCCGTGGCCGGTGCTCGGCCTGCCGCCCAACTGGTACAAGGCCCCGGCCTACCGCGCCCGGATCGTCCGCGAGCCGCGCAAGGTGCTCGCCGAGGACTTCGGGTTCACCGTCCCGGACTCGGTGGAGATCCGGGTGTGGGACTCGAGCGCCGAGCTGCGGTACTGGGTGCTGCCCCAGCGACCCGCCGGCACCGAGGACCTGGGCCCGTTCGAGCTCGCCGCCCTCGTGACGCGGGACTCGATGATCGGCGTCGGCCCCGTCGGCACCCCGGCCTCCGCATGA
- the nthB gene encoding nitrile hydratase subunit beta — protein MNGVFDLGGTDGVGPVRTEENEPVFHAEWEKAAFALFATNFRAGLFNVDMFRHGIELMDPAEYLLSNYYEHWAHAAEHYAGKAGAIDPDELEKRTAFYLENPDAPLPERTDPDLLAFVDGAVKGGAPAARESDKVAAFAVGDRVVVADDSPVGHTRRARYIRGRTGVVTATHGTFIYPDSAGNGGPEAPEHVYTVKFTAEELWGPEVGDPNGVVYFDVWEPYISPAPATEGAA, from the coding sequence ATGAACGGAGTCTTCGACCTCGGGGGCACCGACGGGGTGGGACCCGTCCGCACCGAGGAGAACGAGCCGGTCTTCCACGCCGAGTGGGAGAAGGCCGCGTTCGCCCTGTTCGCCACCAACTTCCGCGCCGGCCTGTTCAACGTCGACATGTTCCGGCACGGCATCGAGCTGATGGACCCGGCCGAGTACCTCCTGTCGAACTACTACGAGCACTGGGCGCACGCCGCGGAGCACTACGCCGGGAAAGCGGGTGCGATCGATCCCGACGAGCTCGAGAAGCGGACGGCGTTCTACCTGGAGAACCCGGACGCCCCACTGCCCGAGCGGACCGACCCGGACCTGCTCGCGTTCGTCGACGGCGCGGTGAAGGGCGGCGCCCCCGCGGCGCGGGAGTCCGACAAGGTCGCCGCGTTCGCGGTGGGCGACCGGGTGGTCGTCGCCGACGACAGCCCGGTGGGGCACACCCGCCGCGCCCGCTACATCCGCGGCCGGACCGGCGTCGTCACCGCGACCCACGGGACCTTCATCTACCCGGACAGCGCCGGCAACGGCGGCCCGGAGGCGCCCGAGCACGTCTACACCGTCAAGTTCACCGCCGAGGAGCTCTGGGGCCCGGAGGTCGGCGACCCCAACGGCGTCGTCTACTTCGACGTCTGGGAGCCCTACATCAGCCCCGCCCCCGCCACTGAAGGAGCAGCCTGA
- a CDS encoding amidase family protein — protein MAFYGRQWRERGAEFSETVKLVALAGRYAFEEGHGSYYGMARNLVFELRKAYDAALSAYDVLVMPTVPFTAQEIPPPDAPLDVYLATALSMIGNTAPFDASGHPACSVPTALVDGLPAGLMIIGKHFDDETVLRVAHTYEQAVGGFPAPPALTTASTGSSA, from the coding sequence ATGGCGTTCTACGGCAGGCAGTGGCGCGAGCGCGGGGCGGAGTTCTCCGAGACCGTCAAGCTCGTCGCGCTGGCCGGTCGCTACGCGTTCGAGGAGGGCCACGGCAGCTACTACGGCATGGCCCGCAACCTGGTCTTCGAGCTGCGCAAGGCCTACGACGCCGCGCTGTCGGCCTACGACGTCCTGGTCATGCCCACGGTGCCCTTCACCGCCCAGGAGATCCCGCCGCCGGACGCCCCACTGGACGTCTACCTCGCGACGGCGCTGTCGATGATCGGCAACACCGCTCCGTTCGACGCCAGCGGGCACCCGGCGTGCAGCGTCCCGACCGCGCTCGTCGACGGGCTGCCGGCCGGGCTGATGATCATCGGCAAGCACTTCGACGACGAGACGGTGCTGCGCGTGGCGCACACCTACGAGCAGGCGGTCGGCGGCTTCCCCGCGCCGCCCGCCCTCACCACCGCGAGCACCGGGAGCAGCGCATGA
- a CDS encoding ABC transporter substrate-binding protein → MGGVALRAEQQVDATPSVVYDLFGAGAGAGWVFDAVCDRVEPGASVTIRAPLGGQDPFPVELLGRISRVRRPHLLEIRHEQPWRGLVRLHLDRAGTGTRVRLVAELDERGVAWLLRRRGHPVRDAVPAGSHRVGLLTTKSGPGGVFAVAAENAAELAREEIDGEGGVLGRPLHLAVGDDATDPATGVAEARRLARAGCRTILASTTSATFVAVSAALTGTGVLLVHTLMNEGGIDGPLRVQLGERPTDQIATAARPMMARAGGRRWFLAGNDYLWPHRCHAAAREVIPAAGGQLVGERLAPLGTRDFAPLVEAVAASGADVVLSTFVGGDAVAFERQCHAMGLRERTRTLSLGMDESTLEYVGIAAAAGISGVSGYYQDLPTSGNEELVRRYRAAYGPWAPPLSTLSESVYEALRMYAAAVRRAGEDDPYAIAREMRTARFELPRGTVTLDGSGAVVQRLYLADAAASTFRVSFDD, encoded by the coding sequence ATGGGCGGCGTCGCCCTGCGCGCCGAGCAACAGGTCGACGCCACGCCGTCGGTCGTCTACGACCTGTTCGGTGCGGGCGCCGGTGCGGGCTGGGTGTTCGACGCCGTCTGCGACCGGGTCGAGCCCGGCGCGAGCGTCACGATCCGGGCCCCGCTCGGCGGCCAGGACCCGTTCCCGGTGGAGCTCCTGGGCCGCATCAGCCGCGTGCGCCGGCCGCACCTGCTCGAGATCAGGCACGAGCAGCCGTGGCGGGGGCTCGTCCGGCTCCACCTCGACCGCGCCGGGACGGGCACCCGGGTGCGCCTGGTCGCCGAGCTCGACGAGCGGGGCGTGGCCTGGCTGCTGCGCCGCCGCGGCCACCCGGTCCGGGACGCCGTGCCCGCCGGCAGCCACCGGGTGGGCCTGCTGACCACCAAGTCCGGGCCGGGCGGCGTGTTCGCCGTGGCCGCGGAGAACGCCGCCGAGCTGGCCCGGGAGGAGATCGACGGCGAGGGCGGCGTGCTGGGCCGGCCGCTGCACCTGGCCGTCGGCGACGACGCGACCGATCCGGCGACCGGGGTCGCCGAAGCCCGGCGCCTGGCCCGCGCCGGGTGTCGCACGATCCTGGCCTCCACCACGTCGGCCACGTTCGTGGCGGTCAGCGCCGCCCTGACCGGCACCGGTGTGCTGCTGGTGCACACCCTGATGAACGAGGGCGGCATCGACGGGCCGCTACGCGTCCAGCTCGGCGAGCGGCCCACGGACCAGATCGCGACGGCGGCCCGGCCGATGATGGCCCGGGCGGGCGGCCGCCGCTGGTTCCTCGCCGGGAACGACTACCTGTGGCCGCACCGGTGCCACGCCGCGGCCCGGGAGGTCATCCCCGCGGCCGGCGGGCAGTTGGTCGGCGAGCGGCTCGCCCCGCTCGGGACCAGGGACTTCGCCCCGCTGGTCGAGGCCGTCGCCGCCTCCGGCGCGGACGTCGTCCTGTCCACCTTCGTCGGCGGCGACGCCGTCGCCTTCGAGCGCCAGTGCCACGCCATGGGCCTGCGGGAGCGCACCCGCACGCTCTCCCTGGGGATGGACGAGTCGACGCTGGAGTACGTCGGGATCGCGGCGGCCGCCGGGATCTCCGGGGTGTCCGGCTACTACCAGGACCTGCCGACCAGCGGGAACGAGGAGCTCGTGCGGCGCTACCGCGCGGCGTACGGGCCGTGGGCGCCGCCGCTGTCCACCCTGAGCGAGTCCGTCTACGAGGCCCTGCGCATGTACGCCGCCGCCGTCCGCCGCGCCGGCGAGGACGACCCGTACGCGATCGCGCGGGAGATGCGGACGGCGCGGTTCGAGCTGCCGCGCGGGACCGTCACCCTCGACGGGAGCGGGGCCGTCGTGCAGCGGCTGTACCTGGCGGACGCGGCCGCCTCGACGTTCCGGGTGTCCTTCGACGATTAG